The Eulemur rufifrons isolate Redbay chromosome 3, OSU_ERuf_1, whole genome shotgun sequence DNA segment GAGGGGCTGCAACTGGCCATGGCCCTGGAGCAGCTCCACAACGAGGGCCTCGAGGTACTGCAGACCCAAGGCCAGGTAAGGCCTGGATGGGGCGGGAGAGGGGGCTCCAGACGTCTGTGTTGGTGTGGTGGCCACTTGAGCAATCTACAGATGCCTGTGGAGGGCCAGGGGGCCAGGCTGGCTGTGGGACATCTGTGGGTCCATCTTTACATTTGCCAAGTGAGGCTGGTGCCCACTGCACAAGGCACTGCAAACCAAGCAACAGCAAGCACACCCAGCCTGGCCCAATGCTTCACAGGTGGAGGGTGGGTAATTGTCCAGGGACAGAGGTGTCGGCGAGGGCAGGCAGCTGCAGGAGCTGTCCAGGGCAGTGTATGGGCTGACCTGTGGGGTGAGGGCCTAGGTGCACAGTCAGCAGGTAGCATAATTGAGGCTCACGGGCCCCCCCAACACAGTGTCCTGGCCAGCTTGCTGGCCCGTCTGCCCTGCCCCTGTTTATTGGAGGCGTGTACTCAGGGCTTGAGATCACGCAGCAGCATGCGGGGCCTGTGCCCATTATCCTCATTCCAGGAGAGCTGCAGGCTTCAGACGCAGCTGGGGTTATTTTGAGGAATGAGGATTTAAACCCAGCGTGGTGCCGAGGAGTAGTCACCACCATCCCATCCCACCAGATCCTGTGAATCTGGGAGCTCTCTGGTGTCCAGGAGCGTGGGCCAGGCCTGCTCTGAACAGAGGAGCTGTGTCTAGGGAGCAGGGTGGGGTGCTCTCTTAGCAAGCACAGACCCCATTGCAGGCCTGGGTGATGGAGGGCCCTAGAGCTACAGCCTGGAAGGTATTTGCAGCCATGACAGAGAATAAATGCGGCTCGGAGGGGCATGATAACTGGTGAAGGGGGTGGGCATGGGCGAAGGTCCCCTTCCGGACCCACAGCAAGATGGAGCCCAGGAGAGCTGTCACTATTCATCGTGGAAGTGGCTATGGAGAGGATGGCCTGGTAGCAAAGAAGCAGGCAGAGAAAAGCACAAGATGGCCCAAAAGGAGCAGAAAGTCAGAGTGGACCACATACTTAGCCTGAGAACCCTGAACTTGGATTTAGCCCTGTTCCTGTTTCAAAACCCAGTTTCTGCCACCTGGGCTCCTCCCATTCACTCCTGCCCACTCCCATCTCTATATGTTCTAAAGCTGTGCTCCTCTGAGCACtgccccccggcccccgccccagCTCCAGGGATACAGGACTCAGGGCCAGGGTCTAGGATGAATGTCACCCACAAGTCCAACTTGGAGATCCCCTGAAGGCCACACTTCCCAGGGGGGAGGGTCCCTAGGTGGCTGCATAGAGGGTCTCCCAGGTCAATGTTTGGGTAGCAGTGCCCTGGAGGCCGGGGAGCACACTCACCAGCAGTGGCTTTCGGCTTGGGACCTGGGAGGGATGCCTGCAACTTCCCTGATGCAGCTTTGGGCGCACTCTTCTTACTGTTCATTCTCCTGGGAGGTGGGTAGGAAAGGTGCAGGGAGGGTATGTTCAGAGTGGCaagggcagggcagtggggaacAACATCGCACACTGCCATGGGCCTGGGTGGACAGACTGCAGGAACGTGGGCTCCCCCAGCACAGCTTCCTGAGTGGCTTCCTGGTCTGCCTGCCTGCCCCTGGTTATCCGAGTGTGTGCCCAGCAGCTTGAGCAAGGCAAGAGCATCTGGCCACAGCTGTGCCCCCCGACCCTCACTTGCCTGCTCTCTCCACCCCTGGCTCAGCCCATCCTGCTGGGCCCCAGGGTCTAGTGTCTAGTAGCCTTCTCCCTGTTCCTGCTGCGGGGCTTCCAGCTGGATGGCCTTTGTCCTAATGTCCAGGTATGTGTGAAACCCCCTCTGCTGAAGCCACCATGCCTCTTCTCTGCCCTCAGAACCAAGTTGACTGTGAGCCTAGTCCCCAGTACCCCCGAGACActgacccctccccaccctcagatATTCTGTTGTCCTGGCCTTAGCAGATACTGTTGTCAGGTGCTGGGAGCAACACCCCATTCTCTAGTTCATGCAGCTGGCCCCCAAGTTCACTGCCCCTGGGAGGCCTCTCCTGCCTGCTCTAGCTTGTTAAGGGTCCTTCCTGGTACCCCAGAGCCCTGCACCCACTGCAGTGCAGTTGCCTGGGTGTTGGTCTGACCCATCCCATGTTCCCACCATGCTGGCACCAGTGGGTGTCGCTGAGTGGGGGAAGGAACTAATGAAACTGGGAGTGAccctgaaaagagagaaaataggatCACATGATGAGACGGACAAGGAAGAATGAGGTGACTGAAGCCTGGCAGAAAGGGTTCCGGCAGGGCTAGCACTGGGGCGGGAGTAGCAGGGCAGCAGGGGCTGGATTGGACAGATGGCTCAGTGCAGGGCAGGGCCTTATTGGGGGGATGGGCGCTAAGCCAGAGCCCGAAGGGCAGCTGGGGGTGGTGTGTGCACAGGTCAATATGTGCATGGGGGGAGCATGTCAGTATGTGGGGCTCGGTGGCATGCTGGGTCCCTATGTGGGTGGGGTGCTCTCCATGTACACATGGGATCCTATATATGTGAGGGAAGGTCCCTGAGTTTTCAGAGTCAGTATGTATAGGGGATTGTCGGATGTGGCATCCTCTTTGTGTTGGGTCAGTGCCTGAGGGATCCCTGTGTGCAGGTGGGGTCCCCTGTATGTGTAGATGTGTGTCTGTGAGTGACTGGCACGTGCAGGGCTTGGTGTGCTTGCCGGGTTCTGTGTTCCTGAGAGGGCTCCTGTGCTTGTGAGGTTGGTGTGTATGGGAGGTCAGTGTGTGCAGGGTCCCCTGTAAGTGTGGGCGTCGGtgtgggaggctgggagaggatgATCAGGGGTCGGTGGGGGCCTGTGCTCGCAGTGTCCCTATGTGTCTCTGAGGTCCCAGATACTTGTGGGCATGGGTATGGGCATGGAGGAGTCGGTGTTTAGGGGTCCTCTGTGTGGGCGGGATCCCCTATACGTGTCAGCCTCGGTGTGGCAGGGGGCAGGTGAGTGGTAAGGGGGTCTTCTATGCTCCTGGGATCTCCAGGCTTGGTCCCGCCCCGGGCTGGGCTCCGTCCCCGCGGCCTCACCTGCCTCACCTGTATCCCCTAACTTGCCAAGGAGGCCAGAAGCCCCGCCCCTCGCGTCGGGCTGGCCTGTTTCCTAGCGACTGAGCCGGAACTTCCGAGTCACCCCGACTTCCGGGgcgagggtcaggggtcaggctAGGGACTTTGAGCCTCGGTTAACAGATGGGGCTCCTGGGGTCTCGGGCTCCTGGAAGTAGGGGCCTTGGTGGTCTCGGCAGCGCGGGGCCAGGGTCCCAGGGCGCGCGGCTTCAGGGCACCGACGGGTCCGGGCGGAGGGCCGGGGTCCGGGGACGCGGGCTGGGGTCCGGGGGCGGGCTGGGGTCCAGGGACCGGGGGCGAGGTccaggggcaggcctggggccGGTGGCGGTGGCTGGGGGCTGCGGCGGGCGCCGGGCGCAGGAATGCAGGCGCGCCGCGGGTggggccgccccgcccccaggtgcggccgccccgcccccaggtGCTGCccgggcaggcaggaggcaggagcggcgggcggggcgggggcgggcgcgTGAATCAGGCCGGGCGGGCAGGCGGGCCGCGGCAGGGAGTGGCTGCCGGACCGACCGGACCGCGAGGCCGCTGGGCGGCGGTCGGCTCCTGCTGCCCCTGTGCCGAGACCCCGCGCACCTGGCCAGGTAgggccccctcccccggcccgaGTAGGGCGGGGCGGAGCGCGCGGGAGGCGGAGGCTGGGGCGGGTGCCCCTCGGCGCGGCCCCACCTGGGCAGCACCCCGCTCGCACCTGGGCCGGGGCCGTGCGACCCCGAGAGGGGCGGTGGGAGTGGGGCGTGGCCGCGTGCGTGGGGGCTGGGCGCGCGGGGCGCCGCGGTGCTGATATGGACGTGAGCGTCCTCGCACGACGCTGGCCCAGGAAGAGCCGAGAAGGAAGGGGCCCCAGGCCCAGCTAGGGCCTGCCGACCGTCTTAACCTGCTCCCGCCCTTGCGGCCTAGCTAGAGAACGGAGATGGTGCTGGGCATGGCCTGTACCCTTCCCTGGGGACGCCCTGCCCAGATCGCcatgggctggggtgggcagggcgcGGCCTGTAGTCCCGCGTGGAGGGCAAGGCGCCCCTGTTTCTTGGCCCACATTCCTGGACTGGGGTGGGCGGATGGGATATACACCTCGTGCAGCCGCTAATTTGCTGGAGTACACTAACCTCCTTCGGCTCTTTGGTGACCACCCGCAAGCTGTAACTCCGACTTCCGGTCTGTGAACCCCATATGCCTGAATCCCGCTTTTCGGTCCACCTCCCCGCTGCCTAATGCCtctaccccctcctcccccacggGTACTTGGCACAGGGTCATCCCACTTTGTGTAGGACCTCCAGATTGTTTTCATGAGATCCTCCTTCCAGGCACTTAGGCACCCCACTTCCTGCCAGGGTGAGAAGGATAGGGCCCTTGAAGTCTGAGGTGAGGCCCTAGAGACATTGTCTGGCTTCAGGGCAGAGGTCAGCGGCAGAGGAGCTGGTTCCTGCTGAGTCACTGGACAGGGTGGGATAACCCTCTCTCTCCCTTAGGGCAGGCATTGGTAGGCAAATGTGTGGGGAACAGGCTGTTGGGGGTCTCCAGTGCACAGTCCAGGGGTGGGAGGACCCATGAAAGGAAACAGGCAAGGAGTGAAGTCATTGGAGGTTGTGGGTATTGCTGCTGGAGGCTGAGTGGGCACTTGGTGGGGCCCCTGAGGCCTGGGGCTCCCCTTGCTGACCAGTAATGTCTGCTGCGAGGGCTTCTCACCACAGGGGCCCGCCCCTGTTCGCACAGCCTGGACAGCGTATGTGGATTCCCCTCAACAGTGAAGTCAGAAGGGACAGTGAGACCCCAGCATAGACAGGCCTGCACCTCTCACCCCCACGTGGTCTGCCTCAGTCTGCTCCTGGGACAACCTGGACAGTGTGCCCTGCCCCCATACGTCAGACACAAAGGGGAAGTGGGTGCAGTCAAGAAATGTTGGGATAGCTTTTCCTAAGACAACTGGGCCTGGCAGCATCTCCAGGCCTGGTGGACTGAGTGGTACACAAGGGAGTCCCCCACCTCCCGTCCCCATGTCATGTTCAGTGTCCAGTTAGTGTGTTACCCCCCAGGGAAACCAGACAGGACAGCTGCCTCGGTCGTATACTGTAGGCTCCCGAGCCCAGCATGCTCAGGCAAATGTCTCCTTCCAACCCTGGTGCAGTCCAGCAGGCCAGCGCCCCTGTCAGCCACACACGGCTGCACGTCAGGGACACACACCTCCATCTGGGCAGAACCACTTTCGTTCCCCAGCCAGGACCAACATTTGGGAGCCCGTGTGCTAGGCAGGACAGGTGTCGCTGGGCCCTGCCCCAACTTGAGGAGCAGTGGAAATGGGGTGAGCAATCCCTAGGACTCTCCTTCCTGGGCTGGTGCTGGGCAGGTATCCAGGTAGTTAAGTGATCCTGTGCTGATGAGCTCTAGGAGCCCAATAGAGACCAGACCCCCACAGAGGCCCTTTGGAGaacagggtgggctggggggcaTGGATGATGGCATGAGGGTGGGGAGCCCAGGACAAGCCCCACAGCCACAGCGAAAGGCTCTGCCTTCTTTTTGAGTGCAGCGAGGGGCAGGGCGGTGGCCCCAGGACTTGGAgagggctgggcctggcaggAACAGGACTCTGAGCACATGGAGAGCCACATCTGGGAGGATGTGAAGTGCAGGCCCTGCAGGGACCTGTAGACAccagggcaggaggggtggggcccagggaggtTTTCTGTAGGATGGGACAGTGGCAAGAGAGAGGTCAAGGAGTGGGGCAAAGGAAAGGGGGCTGATGGACAGGGACAAGGTCTAGGGATCAGCCTTCTGAGGGCCAGGAGGTCAGAGTGTGAGACCCTGAGGATGGGGAGGAGCTGTGGGTGGGGCCGAAGGCTGCCATCCCGTAGCCCTGTGTGCTGCACTCACCGTTCacctaggccaggtgtggtgtcgTGCCACCCCTCAACTACATTATACAGTGGAGGTAACAGGCCAGAGAGGAACATTGACctgcccaggtgtctgaggtGGTCTGGGACAGACACACAGGCGGTGTGGGCAGCACCAACTTGTCCTGCAGACGTAGTGCCAGGGGCCCATGAAAATGTTAATGTctcaaaataggaagaaaaaagtgaatatCGTAACAGTGGCCCCAACCTGGATTATATTTGTGTTTAAAGCAacagtcataaaatattttaaatatatctatggAGGAAGagacaaacaaagcaaaaacatctGGGGTCACAAAAGTCATAAAGGGTGAGGTGGGCAGCCCCTGGGTGCTGGTGAGAGCCAGGGCCCAGCCAGCGAGGCCTGAGGAAAGGGAGACAGGACTGGGGTACCTGTGCCCTGGCACTCTGCTGATGCCCCCCGGCTAGAGGGTATACTAGGATCTGGGGCGCTGTTTGTGAGCCTGGCTTGGCTGGTCCCCTGGAAGGCCTCCCAGGCAGGGGCTAAACTCCAGCCCACCCAAGGTCACCGACAGCCCCCCTACAGTGTGTGTCCACTTGAGGGGGTAGGCGATGCAGTCCCCAGTGCCCCTGGTAACTCGTCTCCTTGCCCCTCCAGGCCCCTGGCCCCAACATGGCCCGTCGCTCCCAGAGCTCCTCACAGGGGGACAACCCGCTGGCACCCGGGTACCTGCCCCCTCACTACAAAGAGTACTACCGCCTGGCAGTGGACGCGCTGGCTGAGGGTGGGTCAGAGGCCTACAGCCGCTTCCTGGCATCTGAGGGGGCACCTGACTTCCTGTGCCCTGAGGAGCTGGAACATGTGAGCCGCCACCTGCGGCCCCCACAGTATGTGGCCCGAGAGCCCCCTGAAGGCAGCCCTCCTGATGTGGATATGGATGGCTCCTCAGGCACCTACTGGCCAGTGAATTCAGACCAGGCCGTGCCTGAACTTGACCTGGGCTGGCCCCTGACCTTCGGCTTCCAGGGCACAGAGGTAACCACACTGGTGCAGCCACCACCACCTGACAGCCCCAGCATCAAGGAGGAGGCTCGCAGGATGATCCGTTCCGCCCAGCAGGTGTGCCAGCGTGGCGGGCAGGCAGTGGGGAAGGGCGGCCTGAGGGCACGCAGGAGTGGAGTGAGGGGGGGGCCACAAAGCATGACCAGCTTGTGGTGGAGTGAGCCCAGGGCTCAAGCTGCAGCAGGGGCTCCCTGGCAGAATTCTTCCAGGGCCGCCAAGGGAGTGGCCATCGCAGGCTGCAAGTTCCACACAGGTTTGCTTGCCCATGGTGACAGCCAGTCCCTGGAAACTCAGGTGCTTTGGGAGGGAGGGGCACCCTCCCAGCCTGGATGGCCCTTGGTAGTTGGCAAACAGTGGAGGAAGCCTGTTAAACCatggagactgaggcagcaggGCCAGATGCTAAAgacccctgcctctgccccctgccccgagCAGTGAGCAGTGAGCCACTCACAGGGCAGAACTGAGGCTGGGGCAGCCTGGCCATCTGTAGGGCACAGGTGTTTCAAGACTCCCCCTGCCTTGGCCATCCCCAACCAGGGTTCTGTGCCCAGGGGTGAGCCTACAGACCCTGCTCTGCCTTGGGCTCCCTTATGGACCACCAACCCAGGCAGCAGCCCCACACCCCCTCTGTTGGGTTCCTTCCTCCTCACCCACCTTCACAGACATGGCCCCACTCTCCCGTTGGAGGGGCGAGTAGCCGTCATACGGTGTTTGTGGGTGATCCAGGGGCCTGGAGGTAAGGCTGGAGAATGGCATAGGGACAGCAGGGGCGTCTGGCCCTCTGTCCTGACCTGCCCCCGCTCCCAGGTAGTGGCTGTGGTGATGGACATGTTTACCGATGTGGACTTGCTCAGTGAAGTGCTGGAGGCTGCTGCCCGCCGGGTCCCAGTCTACATCCTACTGGATGAGATGAACGCGCAGCACTTCCTGGACATGGCCGACAAGTGCCGAGTCAACCTGCACCACGTGGATGTGAGTAACCGGCGGAGGGGAGGttaggggaaaggggaaagacCCCAGGCAGAGACCTAACTCCCCTCCCTCCCTAGTTCCTGCGTGTGCGCACTGTGGCAGGCCCCACCTACTACTGCCGCACTGGGAAGTCTTTCAAGGGCCACGTGAAGGAGAAGTTCCTGCTGGTGGACTGTGCTGTGGTGATGAGTGGGAGCTACAGGTATGCCCAAcccgctgcccccagcccctcctcgaGGGCTGCCTCCTGGAGCCCCAGCACCCCACCAGGGCCATCCTCTGCTGCAGCCCTAGCATAGCCGGGCTTGTCCCGCCCTGGTCCTTGCAGACCTCACATCCCCCGAGCCCGTCCCGGCCCACTTGGCCCACTCCCTTGTCTTGACTCTGGCCCGACCCGTCCACAGCTTCATGTGGTCATTCGAGAAGATCCACCGCAGCCTGGCACACGTGTTCCAGGGAGAGCTGGTCTCCAGCTTCGACGAGGAGTTCCGCATCCTCTTCGCACAGTCTGAGCCGCTGGTGCCCTCCGCTGGGGCTCTGGCCCGCATGGACGCCTACGCCATGGCTCCGTACGCAGGGGCCGGGCCCCTGGTGGGTGTCCCTGGGGTCGGGGCGTCAACCCCTTTCTCCTTCCCGAAACGAGCACACCTCCTGTTTCCACCACCCCGGGAAGAGGGTCTGGGCTTCCCCGCCTTTCTCGACCCCGACCGCCATTTCCTGTCTGCCTTCCGCCGGGAGGAGCCGCGGATGCCGGGGGGCGCCCTGGAGCCGCACGCAGGGCTGCGGCCGCTGTCGCGGCGGCTGGATGCTGAGGCCGGGCCGTCTGGGGAGTTCGCGGGCCCGCGGGGCTTATTCCAGGCGCGGCACCTGGAGATGGACGCCTTCAAGCGGCACAGCTACGCCACCGCGGACGGCGCGGGCGCAGTGGAGAACTTTGCCGCTGCGCGGCAGGTGTCACGGCAGACGTTCCTCAGCCACGGGGACGACTTCCGCTTCCAGACCAGCCACTTCCACCGCGACCAGCTCTACCAGCAGCATTACCAGTGGGACCCGCAGCTTGCGCCTGCGCGCCCGCAGGGCCTGTTCGAGAAGCTTCGCGGTGGCCGTCCAGGCTTTGCCGACCCGGATGACTTTGCACTGGGCGCTGGGTCGCGCTTCCCAGAGCTCGGTCCCGACGGGCACCAGCGGCTGGACTACGTGCCGTCTAGCGCGTCGCGAGAGGTGCGCCACGGTTCGGACCCCGCCTTTGGGCCTGGCCTCCGTGCCCTGGAACCTGGCGGGGCCCTGCGCCCCAACCTGGGCCAGCGCTTCCCGTGCCAGGCTGCGGCGAGGGCCGGCCCAGACCACGcggcagaggcagagccagagcGCAGGGGCGGGCCCGAGGGGCGGGCAGGGCTGCGGCACTGGCGCCTGGCCTCCTACCTGAGCGGTTGCCACGGTGAAGATGCGGGCGACGAGGGCCTGCCGGTGCCCATGGAAGCCGAGGTCTATGAAGACGACGTGCTGGCTTCTGGGGGCCGGGCAGCCGCCGGGGACCTGCTCCCTTCGGCCTTCCGCGTCCCCACAGCCTTCCCTACCAAGGGCCCGCTGCCAGGCTCAGGCAGCGGTGGCGGCGAGGTCCCAGAGGAGGCAGGCCTGGTCAAGCAGGACTCTTTCCGCTCGCGCCTGAACCCAGTCATCCAGCGAAGCTCAAGGCTGCGCTCCTCTCTCATCTTTAGCGCGTCACAGGCCGAGGGCGCGGGCGGGGCCGCAGCGACCACCACTGAAAAAGTGCAGCTGCTGCACAAAGAACAGACCGTCAGCGAGACGCTGGGTCCCGGAGGAGAAGCTGTGCGCTCCTCGGCCTCCGCCAAAGTGGCGGAGCTACTGGAGAAGTACAAGGGCCCGGCCCGTGACTCCAATGGCGCTGGGGGTGCCGTCACTGTCTCCAGCCACAGTAAGGCTGTCGTGTCGCAGGCGTGGCGGGAAGAAGTACCCGCAGCAGGTGGCGCGGGGGGTGAGCGCCGCAGCCTCGAGAGCTGCTTGCTAGACCTGCGTGACTCCTTTGCGCAGCGACTGCACCAGGAGGCCGAGCGGCAGCCAGGAGCCGCCACGGTCACTGCTGCACAGCTGCTCGACACGCTGGGCCGGGGTGGCATTGACCGCCTGCCCTCCCGCTTCCTCTCTGCCCAGGGCAGCTCCACCTCCCCGCAAGGGCCGGACAAGCCCCTGACGCTGGAGGGGACCGGGGCACAACATGTGCCCCATTCTGAGCCAAAAGGGAGCCCTACCTCAGCTTACCCTGAGCGGAAGGGGAGCCCTACACCTGGGTTTTCCACTCGGAGAAGCAGCCCAACTGCAGGATTTGAGCAGAAAGGGAGCCCCACCTCAGCCTACCCAGAGCACAGGGGCAGCCCGGTGCCCGAGCGCAGGGTCAGCCCAGTCCCCCCTGTGGCCGATCGCAGGGGCAGCCCAGTGCCCGAGCGCAGGGGTAGTCCGGTGCCCCCCGTGCCCGAGCGCAGGGGCAGTCCCGTGCCCCCAGTGCCTGAGCGCAGGGGCAGCCTCACCCTCACCTTCTCCGGGGAGTCTCCGAAGACCGGGCCAACGGAGGAGACCGTGGGCGGCCCCATGGAAGTCCTGCGCAAGGGCTCCCTGCGCCTCAGGCAGCTGCTGAGCCCCAAGGGTGAGCGGCGCTCGGAGGATGAGGGTGGTTTCCCAGTGCCGCAGGAGAACGGGCAGCCGGAGAGTCCCCGGAGGCGGTCGCTGGGCCGAGGTGACAGCGCAGAGGCTGCCACAGGAGATGAGCGGGGTCCACGGGCGCGCCTGGCCTCAGCCACGGCCAATGCCTTGTATAGCAGCAACCTGCGGGATGACACGAAGGCAATTCTGGAGCAGATCAGCGCCCACGGCCAGAAGCACCGTGGggtccctcccccaggccccagcccggCCCACAGCAGCCCTGAACTAGGCCATCCAACAGCTGCTGGCGGCCTGGCCCCAGATATGTCCGACAAGGACAAGTGTTCAGCCATCTTCCGCTCGGACAGCCTGGGGACCCAAGGCCGGCTGAGCCGCACTCTGCCAGCCAGCGCGGAGGAGCGCGACCGGCTGCTGCGCCGCATGGAGAGCATGCGCAAGGAGAAGCGCGTGTACAGCCGCTTCGAGGTCTTCTGCAAAAAAGAGGAGGCTGGCGGGCCTGGGTCAGGGGAGAACCTGGCGGAGGAGGGCACCAGGGACAGCAAGGTTGGCAAGTTCGTGCCCAAGATCCTGGGCACATTCAAAGGCAAGAAATGAGTTTCC contains these protein-coding regions:
- the FAM83H gene encoding protein FAM83H, giving the protein MARRSQSSSQGDNPLAPGYLPPHYKEYYRLAVDALAEGGSEAYSRFLASEGAPDFLCPEELEHVSRHLRPPQYVAREPPEGSPPDVDMDGSSGTYWPVNSDQAVPELDLGWPLTFGFQGTEVTTLVQPPPPDSPSIKEEARRMIRSAQQVVAVVMDMFTDVDLLSEVLEAAARRVPVYILLDEMNAQHFLDMADKCRVNLHHVDFLRVRTVAGPTYYCRTGKSFKGHVKEKFLLVDCAVVMSGSYSFMWSFEKIHRSLAHVFQGELVSSFDEEFRILFAQSEPLVPSAGALARMDAYAMAPYAGAGPLVGVPGVGASTPFSFPKRAHLLFPPPREEGLGFPAFLDPDRHFLSAFRREEPRMPGGALEPHAGLRPLSRRLDAEAGPSGEFAGPRGLFQARHLEMDAFKRHSYATADGAGAVENFAAARQVSRQTFLSHGDDFRFQTSHFHRDQLYQQHYQWDPQLAPARPQGLFEKLRGGRPGFADPDDFALGAGSRFPELGPDGHQRLDYVPSSASREVRHGSDPAFGPGLRALEPGGALRPNLGQRFPCQAAARAGPDHAAEAEPERRGGPEGRAGLRHWRLASYLSGCHGEDAGDEGLPVPMEAEVYEDDVLASGGRAAAGDLLPSAFRVPTAFPTKGPLPGSGSGGGEVPEEAGLVKQDSFRSRLNPVIQRSSRLRSSLIFSASQAEGAGGAAATTTEKVQLLHKEQTVSETLGPGGEAVRSSASAKVAELLEKYKGPARDSNGAGGAVTVSSHSKAVVSQAWREEVPAAGGAGGERRSLESCLLDLRDSFAQRLHQEAERQPGAATVTAAQLLDTLGRGGIDRLPSRFLSAQGSSTSPQGPDKPLTLEGTGAQHVPHSEPKGSPTSAYPERKGSPTPGFSTRRSSPTAGFEQKGSPTSAYPEHRGSPVPERRVSPVPPVADRRGSPVPERRGSPVPPVPERRGSPVPPVPERRGSLTLTFSGESPKTGPTEETVGGPMEVLRKGSLRLRQLLSPKGERRSEDEGGFPVPQENGQPESPRRRSLGRGDSAEAATGDERGPRARLASATANALYSSNLRDDTKAILEQISAHGQKHRGVPPPGPSPAHSSPELGHPTAAGGLAPDMSDKDKCSAIFRSDSLGTQGRLSRTLPASAEERDRLLRRMESMRKEKRVYSRFEVFCKKEEAGGPGSGENLAEEGTRDSKVGKFVPKILGTFKGKK